The Saccharomonospora cyanea NA-134 genome includes a region encoding these proteins:
- a CDS encoding carbamoyltransferase family protein — MYVLGISRVHDSAAALVRDGEIIAFAEEERFTRVKHDGRLPAKAIEFCLKQAGVTLGDVDHVAYYWTRWAEPIHAAKVFARYFPKTLEVFRNENGDDGGKAAGLLDTFRTGGGKGVDDYHVGGAVLAHMKRSFTLERDVKEAVGYTGPTKFKVHLIDHHRAHAGSAYYICPWEEAAVLTLDGIGSDGTSTLLAHGRGNRIHDLRRIKFPHSLGAMYAAVTGYLGFYPTRDEGKVMGLAPFGRDTYVEAFRDLVHLDPDGGFELNLSWFRHHTTGKHQLSKKFTDTFGPARPRTRVTAENPVPQHYSDIAYALQVTLEEAGLHLARWLQRRTGSKRLAMAGGVALNSVMNGRILLETPFEEFFAQPAAADDGCALGAALEVTVGKHHLPRPRTGFTYTGPEFTEAEMEAALKDAGVEYRRIDDIAAHTAAKIADGLIVGWVQGRMECGPRALGNRSLLADPRDPESKTRMNEKVKHREAFRPFAPSCLVERAGEYFASDYPSPVMLLVFDVLEHQRDRVPAITHVDGTARVQTVSEDDNPLYYRLIKHFEEITGVPMVVNTSFNDNDEPIVATPEDAIRCFLKTDVDALALGPFWTQKPHLEEEK; from the coding sequence ATGTACGTCCTCGGCATCAGCAGGGTGCACGACTCCGCCGCGGCCCTCGTTCGTGATGGCGAGATCATCGCCTTCGCCGAGGAGGAACGGTTCACCCGCGTCAAGCACGACGGGCGCCTGCCCGCGAAGGCGATCGAGTTCTGCCTGAAGCAGGCGGGCGTCACGCTCGGCGACGTCGACCACGTCGCCTACTACTGGACCCGGTGGGCCGAACCGATCCACGCGGCGAAGGTGTTCGCCCGGTACTTCCCGAAGACGCTGGAGGTCTTCCGTAACGAGAACGGCGACGACGGTGGGAAGGCGGCGGGCCTGCTCGACACGTTCCGCACCGGCGGGGGCAAGGGCGTCGACGACTACCACGTCGGCGGAGCCGTGCTGGCCCACATGAAGCGCTCGTTCACGCTCGAACGTGACGTGAAGGAGGCCGTCGGGTACACGGGGCCGACGAAGTTCAAGGTGCACCTCATCGACCACCACCGGGCGCACGCGGGCAGCGCGTACTACATCTGCCCGTGGGAGGAGGCGGCCGTCCTCACACTCGACGGCATCGGCAGCGACGGCACCAGCACCCTGCTCGCGCACGGCCGGGGCAACCGCATCCACGACCTGCGCCGCATCAAGTTCCCCCACTCCCTCGGCGCGATGTACGCGGCGGTGACCGGCTACCTCGGCTTCTACCCGACCCGCGACGAGGGCAAGGTCATGGGCCTCGCACCGTTCGGCCGCGACACCTACGTGGAGGCGTTCCGCGACCTCGTGCACCTCGACCCCGACGGCGGTTTCGAGCTGAACCTGAGCTGGTTCCGCCACCACACCACCGGCAAACACCAGTTGTCGAAGAAGTTCACCGACACGTTCGGCCCCGCCCGGCCCCGGACCCGCGTGACGGCCGAGAACCCGGTGCCGCAGCACTACTCGGACATCGCCTACGCGCTTCAGGTGACGCTGGAGGAGGCAGGCCTGCACCTGGCGCGCTGGCTGCAGCGGCGGACCGGCTCGAAGCGGCTGGCGATGGCGGGCGGTGTGGCACTGAACAGCGTGATGAACGGGCGCATCCTGCTGGAGACGCCGTTCGAGGAGTTCTTCGCCCAACCCGCCGCCGCCGACGACGGTTGCGCGCTCGGCGCCGCGCTGGAGGTGACCGTCGGTAAACACCACCTCCCCCGGCCTCGCACCGGATTCACCTACACGGGCCCCGAGTTCACGGAGGCCGAGATGGAGGCCGCGCTCAAGGACGCGGGCGTGGAGTACCGGCGGATCGACGACATCGCCGCGCACACCGCCGCGAAGATCGCGGACGGTCTCATCGTCGGGTGGGTGCAGGGCCGGATGGAGTGCGGGCCGAGGGCGCTCGGCAACCGCTCACTGCTCGCCGATCCGCGCGACCCGGAGTCGAAGACCCGCATGAACGAGAAGGTCAAACACCGGGAGGCGTTCCGGCCGTTCGCCCCGTCGTGCCTGGTCGAGCGGGCGGGCGAGTACTTCGCCAGCGACTACCCGTCGCCGGTGATGCTGCTGGTCTTCGACGTCCTCGAACACCAGCGCGACCGCGTTCCCGCCATCACCCACGTGGACGGCACCGCGCGCGTGCAGACCGTGAGCGAGGACGACAACCCGCTGTACTACCGGCTGATCAAGCACTTCGAGGAGATCACCGGGGTGCCCATGGTGGTGAACACGTCGTTCAACGACAACGACGAACCCATCGTGGCGACCCCCGAGGACGCCATCAGGTGTTTCCTGAAGACCGACGTCGACGCGCTCGCACTCGGTCCGTTCTGGACGCAGAAGCCCCACTTGGAGGAAGAGAAGTGA
- the idi gene encoding isopentenyl-diphosphate Delta-isomerase, producing the protein MTSTLDPDVEYVVLCGSRHERIGYAPKAEVHHESTPLHLAFSCYLFDQQGNFLVTWRARHKSTWPGVRTNSCCGHPGPGEVIPDAVARRLTDELGLVADRIELVLPEFRYEATMPNGTRENEVCPVYRATVTNRRDAAPNPEEVDDTAWVPWREFVAEVEADRTTVSPWCALQVDQLRALGPDPLAWPVADDSRLPDAAREPLEAGH; encoded by the coding sequence ATGACCTCAACACTCGATCCCGACGTCGAGTACGTCGTGCTGTGCGGATCGCGGCACGAACGCATCGGCTACGCGCCGAAGGCAGAGGTCCACCACGAGTCCACGCCGCTGCACCTGGCGTTCTCCTGCTACCTGTTCGACCAGCAGGGCAACTTCCTGGTCACCTGGCGGGCCAGGCACAAGTCCACCTGGCCCGGCGTGCGCACCAACTCCTGCTGTGGCCACCCCGGCCCCGGCGAGGTCATCCCGGACGCGGTGGCCCGGCGCCTCACCGACGAGCTCGGCCTCGTCGCCGACCGCATCGAACTGGTGCTGCCCGAGTTCCGTTACGAGGCCACCATGCCGAACGGCACCCGCGAGAACGAGGTGTGTCCCGTGTACCGCGCCACGGTGACCAATCGACGGGACGCCGCCCCGAACCCCGAGGAGGTCGACGACACGGCCTGGGTTCCGTGGCGGGAGTTCGTGGCCGAAGTGGAGGCCGACCGCACCACCGTGTCACCGTGGTGCGCACTCCAGGTGGACCAACTGCGCGCTCTCGGACCCGACCCGCTCGCCTGGCCGGTCGCCGACGACAGCCGCCTGCCCGACGCCGCGCGGGAACCGCTGGAAGCGGGCCACTGA
- a CDS encoding sensor histidine kinase: protein MNNEDKPTQENSQGHHKSIRKRLTGTVLVPSIALLLLWIGMSAYFVIDAFYVRAVASSVQQVSIPAVTSLSAVQQERQLSLVYLEKRDTGLLELQQQQQQVDTSLGALRQTMADISSDLPEEISGRMRDLERSLDRLPEMRSQINLRSVLPDEVNEYYNELVDTAAGVFDAQARLVPDVEATQNALVATDLFRASDQMSRAASLASSAFANGNFTAADHRAFSELVGSYRSALNETAPNVLPDVRQTYDRLVADEGWQRLQGIENELIAHGPGSLDVNTLSLNGTELRDLTSRISNDLASLTITQADQTSSKALDDAGQNLTNVLLGSALTLIAAIASIVVAVRVSRTLVDRTLMTRLERLRNDSLELASTRLPSIVQRLKDGEAVDVSAELPRLDHGRDEIGQVAEAFNLAQLTAVNAAVSEAKARSGVNNVFLGIAHRNQGLVHRQLQILDRMESREENPDQLKSLFQLDNLATRARRTTENLIILGGKQPGRRWRKPVMLMDVLRAAISETEHFSRVEVEPIPNVALVGSAVADAIHLVAELVDNATTFSPPGSPVYMTGTKVARGVVVDIADQGLGMKDDVREWANSMMSEPPEFDAMAMKADASLGLFVVARLAHRLGAHVTFDSSRYGGTRATVLLPTDVLAGDEQAADVDSGFHATLAKAPEIEVHSPATTTPVRSASPASAQQVRPRPAPAPERAAHQQSAPAQPTTPVNGSAPAPTPTTRGTETPASNGTTSTVAEHTDSAQPAEGLPQRKRRRAPLPQRRPQENLVDQLRDDPESEQRDLERYSGRTRSTLTAFHKGTRRGRDADDASRPTDAN from the coding sequence GTGAACAACGAAGACAAACCAACGCAGGAGAACAGCCAGGGACACCACAAGTCGATCCGGAAGCGACTGACCGGCACGGTGCTGGTCCCGAGTATCGCGCTTCTGCTGCTGTGGATCGGCATGTCCGCGTACTTCGTCATCGACGCCTTCTACGTGCGCGCCGTGGCGTCGAGCGTGCAGCAGGTGTCGATCCCCGCGGTCACCTCCCTCAGTGCGGTGCAACAGGAACGGCAACTCTCGCTGGTGTACCTCGAGAAGCGGGACACCGGCCTGCTGGAGCTCCAGCAGCAGCAACAGCAGGTCGACACCTCCCTCGGCGCTTTGCGTCAGACGATGGCGGACATCTCCTCCGACCTGCCCGAGGAGATCTCAGGCCGCATGCGCGACCTCGAACGCAGCCTCGACCGACTTCCCGAGATGCGTTCCCAGATCAACCTGCGAAGCGTTCTGCCCGACGAGGTGAACGAGTACTACAACGAGCTCGTCGACACCGCCGCCGGGGTGTTCGACGCGCAGGCCCGCCTCGTGCCCGACGTGGAGGCGACGCAGAACGCTCTCGTGGCGACCGACCTCTTCCGCGCCTCCGACCAGATGTCGCGTGCGGCGTCGCTGGCGTCGAGCGCCTTCGCCAACGGCAACTTCACCGCGGCCGACCACCGCGCGTTCTCCGAGCTGGTCGGCTCCTACCGGTCGGCGCTGAACGAGACGGCCCCGAACGTGCTCCCCGACGTCCGTCAGACCTACGACAGGCTGGTCGCGGACGAGGGCTGGCAGCGGTTGCAGGGCATCGAGAACGAGCTGATCGCCCACGGGCCCGGCTCGCTCGACGTGAACACGCTCTCGCTCAACGGTACCGAGCTGCGCGACCTCACCAGCCGCATCTCCAACGACCTCGCGTCGCTCACCATCACTCAGGCCGACCAGACGTCGTCGAAGGCCCTGGACGACGCGGGCCAGAACCTCACCAACGTGCTGCTGGGCAGCGCGCTCACGCTCATCGCCGCCATCGCGTCGATCGTGGTCGCCGTCCGCGTCTCCCGCACGCTGGTCGACCGCACCCTGATGACCCGCCTCGAACGGCTGCGCAACGACTCGCTCGAACTGGCCAGCACCCGGCTGCCGAGCATCGTGCAGCGGCTGAAGGACGGCGAGGCCGTGGACGTGAGCGCCGAGCTGCCCCGGCTGGACCACGGTCGGGACGAGATCGGGCAGGTGGCCGAGGCGTTCAACCTCGCGCAGCTCACGGCCGTCAACGCCGCGGTCAGCGAGGCGAAGGCCCGCAGTGGTGTGAACAACGTGTTCCTCGGCATCGCCCACCGCAACCAGGGTCTGGTGCACCGGCAGCTGCAGATCCTCGACCGGATGGAGAGTCGGGAGGAGAATCCCGACCAGCTCAAGAGCCTGTTCCAGCTCGACAACCTCGCCACCCGGGCACGCCGCACCACCGAGAACCTGATCATTCTCGGTGGCAAGCAGCCGGGTCGGCGCTGGCGCAAGCCGGTCATGTTGATGGACGTCCTGCGGGCCGCGATCTCCGAGACCGAGCACTTCTCGCGCGTCGAGGTGGAACCCATCCCCAACGTGGCGCTCGTGGGGTCCGCCGTGGCCGACGCCATCCACCTCGTGGCCGAGCTGGTGGACAACGCGACCACGTTCTCGCCCCCGGGCTCGCCCGTGTACATGACCGGGACGAAGGTGGCGCGCGGCGTGGTCGTCGACATCGCCGACCAGGGTCTCGGCATGAAGGACGACGTCCGCGAGTGGGCCAACTCGATGATGTCGGAGCCGCCCGAGTTCGACGCCATGGCCATGAAGGCCGACGCGAGCCTCGGTCTGTTCGTGGTCGCCCGGCTCGCACACCGGCTCGGCGCGCACGTCACCTTCGACTCCTCCCGCTACGGCGGCACCCGGGCCACCGTGCTGCTGCCCACCGACGTGCTCGCCGGTGACGAGCAGGCCGCCGACGTCGACTCGGGTTTCCACGCCACCCTGGCGAAGGCACCCGAGATCGAGGTGCACAGCCCGGCCACCACAACGCCGGTGCGGTCGGCCTCCCCGGCCTCGGCGCAGCAGGTCCGCCCCCGCCCGGCCCCCGCTCCGGAGCGTGCGGCGCACCAGCAGTCCGCTCCGGCCCAGCCGACCACCCCCGTGAACGGGTCGGCACCGGCACCGACGCCGACAACGCGTGGCACGGAGACCCCGGCCTCGAACGGAACCACCTCAACCGTCGCGGAGCACACCGACTCCGCGCAGCCTGCCGAAGGCCTTCCACAGCGGAAGCGGCGACGCGCACCGCTGCCGCAACGACGGCCGCAGGAGAACCTCGTGGACCAACTGCGTGACGACCCCGAATCCGAGCAGCGAGACCTGGAGCGCTACTCGGGCCGGACCCGCAGCACGCTGACGGCGTTCCACAAGGGCACTCGCAGGGGACGCGATGCCGACGACGCGTCCCGACCGACCGACGCTAACTGA
- a CDS encoding roadblock/LC7 domain-containing protein, with protein MNENGNSMLDLNWLLDDMVDRVVGAQHAVVLSADGLLMGKSNSLSKDDSDQLSAMASSLQSLAKGVSRHFQRGPVLQTLIEMTEGYLFVSAAGTGACLAVLAEDAVDVEMIAYEMNRLVKRVGDYMTAAPRNAAASGT; from the coding sequence ATGAACGAGAACGGCAATTCCATGTTGGATCTCAACTGGCTGCTGGACGACATGGTGGACCGCGTGGTCGGAGCCCAGCACGCCGTGGTGCTGTCGGCCGACGGCCTGCTGATGGGTAAGTCCAACTCGCTGTCCAAGGACGACTCCGACCAGCTCTCCGCGATGGCCTCCAGCCTCCAGAGCCTCGCCAAGGGGGTCAGCCGCCACTTCCAGCGCGGCCCTGTGCTGCAGACCCTGATCGAGATGACCGAGGGTTACCTGTTCGTCTCCGCCGCGGGCACGGGAGCGTGCCTCGCCGTGCTCGCCGAGGACGCGGTGGACGTCGAAATGATCGCCTACGAGATGAACCGTCTGGTCAAGCGCGTCGGCGACTACATGACCGCCGCGCCGAGGAACGCGGCAGCCTCGGGGACGTGA